A region of the Chroicocephalus ridibundus chromosome 1, bChrRid1.1, whole genome shotgun sequence genome:
GCCGTCTTGGAGTCAGAAGACTGCAGTCTGCAGGGTCGCATCCGACACTCTGAAAATATTCAATATAACTGATTTTAGATTCTTAACAGCATTTAATTCCTTCGGCGAGTGGTTGCAGACACTGACCTTCTCCATTAGCGCTCTCCTTTGTGGCGATTGTCACGGAATGCGCCTGGCGCAGCAGCGGGGTGTACATCTTCTAaggcagaaatgcattttaaattgcaCCGGGTCCCCATCCAGCTCGTTGGCCATATGTTTAAAGAGGAAAGTGCTCCGGCATTAGCTACAGCTCAACAGCAGACGCATAATTTGTTTCACCTCGAAGCACTCTTGGATACACTTTTCCTTCAGACTAGCAGAGATAAATGACTTGCTGGAAGACAGCATTTGTAGGACAGAACATTTATATTGCAGAGAGGAGAGATTTTTCTAAAGCTTTATTATTGTTGCAATGAATCAGCGTTTGCTACTTGATGTAATCTTGGCAGCACGGCAACACGCTTTTTACCGTTTCGAAAAGAAGTGCAGAGTGGCTGTTCTATTTCAAAATAGCATCTTTGTGTTAGTTGGTTTTCAAGGAGGTGCATGTGTAGGGCTATTAGGTGACACGTCTCAAAATACGTACAAAGGATTTTACCTTTGGAAGGTGACGAGTACAGATCAGATTCTTCCATATTACCATTTTTACTGAAATAGCCAAATACGAGAAATATGAGTAAGAACAAATTGCAGTGAAGTCTCTGAGCCTGCACTCACCTATACATGCCGATGCAGTGCTGAGTGCTTGAGGGCTTATTGCGTTACGTGGGTCTCCACAGATGCAGCTCTGCTTAAAGGTACAACGTTTGCAGGGATCGAGCCCCAAAATAATAACCCTCTGATTCTATATTTTCAAGTAAGAGTATTTCTAACTTTGTTAACGCAcatagaagtggctcttgtcagggtaggctaaaggttggactcgatgatcttaaaggtcccttccaacctcaacaattctatgattctattctatgattctatgatcatcccCCTTCCAAATCTGCTGGGGAGTATCCGTCCTGTCTGATACAGAGCTAAAAACCCTTTTACACTGATAATACGTGGAAATGGCTTAGTGCACCAGACAGTGTTTGCATTCGTCGGAAATCGAAGTGACTTAGGAGCATAATCACCTTTACCAGAGCGAAGTTCAGCGGAACAGGGGCTGAAACTCCAGTACTGGCCAGTATTaactggggtgggggagggctttTGAAAACGGAAAGCAAACGAATGAACCCACGCAATTTCAGCAGCATTGTGTGCACGCACGCAGGCCCCGGGGTGCTCACTTCAGCCCTGCCATTCCTTCTTGCCTTCTCTGTAACCCTGTATTAATCTTGCTCTCACCCAGTGTCTTGCTCCCCTCTTTTCCTTGCTCCCAACCCCAGTATCTATTACCAGCAAAGATCTCTCTGCTCCTCCATATCATCTGTATCCCCACCTCCACGTTAACTTCACCCCATTCGCTGAAAACATCCTCCTCTCTCTAGACGAAGAGCAAAAGGGTAGGAATTGGTGTGAATATTACCAAAGTTACAAAAGTTAACAAGATGATGACAAGGtgattcttttcagtggtgcccagtgacaggacaagagataacaggcagaaacttgagcataggaagttccacctaaacatgaggaggaacttctttactttgagggtggcagagcactggaacaggctgcccagagaggtggtggagtctccaactctggagacattcaaaacccacctggacgcgttcctgtgcaacctgctctgggtgaccctgctctggcaggggggttggactagatgatctccagaggtcccttccaacccctaccattctgtgattctgtgattctgtgatacgaCATACAGTATGAACGATGCCAcccaaagaggaggaaaaatgctgCAGTCCCCCCTCACAGTGCCCTCTGCAGTGGCATCACTGGGACTTTTGCTTCAGCAATAGCTTGTAGAACTGACacctaaaaaaaattacacagaatatAAATGGAATTTATGACAtaacaaataatatttaatacATAGCATTGAATGCATACACATCAATACCAGTGCTGTAACAACAAAACAGAACTCGTAAAATTAGCAGCAGTTTTTTGCAAgtacaaaaatacacattttttttcagaacatatATAATAGCAAAATTTATCAGGATATATTATACAAACTCAAAGCATTTAGATAATGCATtacttttaatatattatatGATGTTTTAGATGCTGCATAATAAAATTACATGTGTTCTGCTTGCAATAATACATAATGCCATTTACAGCAGTGTTAAGAAACTATTCACAACTTAAACACGAACAGAACAGCCAACGAAGCACAATAAATGAAACACACAGAGTTGCGAGGTGTTACTTACAAGCTTCAGCGTTTCTCCTTACATATTTttgagcttattttttttttctttcttttgacgTGTGAAAGAAATAACTACACCTATCGAACATACCTtataaacatacagaaaacaatACACTTATTCCTTGGAGGACAATGAAGGTAATACCTATCAGTTTCAGAACAGTAGTTTAATACCACAGTTATGGAATCTATGCTGACTTTTCACGCTACATCAAAACCACAAAGGACTGGGACTCACATCCGCAAGGCTCAACACATGAGTGGTCAAGGGGAGAGGCCCAGCAGGCCCCCCGCTGCCCTGGCGGGCTCACAGAACAGGGCGCTGCTCTTAGTCACCTCCTGGGACCCTTCCAGATGTTCGTGAgatttctgtttgcttgcttttcagcaatttttattattcttacaaTGTTCTTGCAAAGCTTTATGTGGGAACATTACTCAGACAGTTTCCTACAAAAGGAAAACCTGCGAATCTGGGGACTGCTCAATTAAATTTGAACAACCTGGTTATTAAACTTAAAATGAACACACATTAACACCAAAGGCATTTTCTTTATGGTGTTTATTTTAAGCGTTAAGATTCCTCCGCAAAAAAGCTTTGGTCAGTCTCTTCAAACTTTGGATTGCTGTAATGCTCTTCTAGACCTCCTCTTTGACCTTGGATCATGAACTCTGTCTCTTCCTACGACTTTCAGAGGTAATGGCTGAATGTCAGGTTTAATCAAATAGCCGTCGACTCCGTCAGTAGGTTTCAGGGGCACTGGCCTGCTGTTGGGCTCTAGCAAGCCCCCCTCAGCCAAAGCCTCGGTAGGTTGTGGAGATGGTGGCACCTTGGTGGGTGTAACCAAATAGTCATCAGCCGCTTCAGCAGCAGTGTCTTCGTGTTTCTTTAGTGACTGAAAAGTGCTATCAAAAGGGGAGGAGGTTTCAGTTGGGGTAAACACAGATTGGTCTGAAAACTGAGAGAAAGCACTGTCGAGAGAGCTCATCGACGACACAGACGGAGACGTCGCAGGAGAAGACAGGCTAGAAGAGCTAAATCCTGAGCAAATATTTAATCCCTCTGGCGTtggaggcaggaggcagtgggACAAGTCTTTCTTTTCAACGTTTTGGTTTGTGTTGTCACTTTTACCAACGTTAATCCCTATAATCAAGCTCTGATTGATAAGCTTTTGCCCTTCCATCTGCAATGACCGAAGCTGACGGAGATAGTCTTCGTCTTCATGAGACAGGACAATGTCACAGCTAGCTTTGCGTGTTGCCTTCTCATGACCGTCACGAATGCGGGCAAAGCTGGGTGCAAGGAGGCCAATTGCTGGCTCTGAGGAGCGCCTGTATCTCCTCAAGGCTTTGAGAGTGCCTGAGGTAGCTGCTGAAGAGAAGCCCAGGGCGTTGGAGCAGAGAGACTCGTTCTCCGAGTTTTCTTGTGATGAAAACTTATGGTGTACGTCAACAGAAATCGTCAACTGTTTCGATTTGGTTTTACTTTGGATTTCATCTACCTCCGTCTGCTCCGAATCACCGTCGCTCAGAGTGAAGACAGACTCCCTGCTCCTGTTATCCTGATCTCGGTTCTTAATCCAGTCGCTGGAAGAGGAGTCGGCTTCATCGTTCGCCTCATTTTCCAGGCTGTCGTAGGAAGAGTCATTCAGATGGAGGGAGGCAGCATCTGCAAGGACAAACCAAGTGTTAACACATCGGTGACTGCACCACCCTGCAGACAAGCagctgcattattatttttttttggcaagtaTCGTTTCCTTTCAAGAGCATTCGCCCTTTAAAGATTCTTCAAGCATAAATGccaataatttcagaaaaaattactctctgattttgaaatggaaaacgTGAAATGAATGCTAAGTTGCAGTTCAGTCAAGAGGCACAGGATAATGGCACAAATAATGGTTTGGGtcttttgtgttgggttttggttttttaagtggGGAACTTTAGCAGTAGGTAACCCAGCTGCAAACAAGAATTTACACACAGTATATTAAATCAGTAATttattgaatttttcttttcattattgaATATTGAAAGCAACatttaatctttctttccttcttttagaTGAATGAAGAAAACAGGGCATACTTCGTGCTTTCATAGtcttacaatatttttaagaGCAACACTATGAAGAAAGTTCTAGTCTCGGTTTAAACAGTCACCTCATTTCCACTGAGCAGCACGCACCTGGGCCCTGTTCTGTATATGCGATAATTGGAATTACATTAAATCTCTTTTGCTCTGGGCTATGCTAAGCTGACTTATCTCACATTTGCAGGAGACAGAGCTCACGCATGAGCAGTCACCATGCCTCAGTGCAGGTCTGGAAACTTGCTCAGCTGCCGTAACCTATCGTGGGTCTGAGCTTTCAGTCCCAGCACATTCCAGCACGGCAGATCCCACGTGCTTCCACTCTTGGGAAGGAGACAGGCCAAATTTCACAGGATTTCACCAAATTTCACTGAAGGCAGAGCATAAGGAGTTCGGGACAGCCACACTGAGTCAGTCTGGCATGCCGAAGCAAGTGCCATCACCACTTTCAGTACAGGCCAACTGTGACagaatttattttacagaaacgctgctttagaaatattttaaggaGAGACCCAAAACTCCAGTCAAAATCAACATTatcacagggctggagagaaaaagagcattAACAATATTCTGGAATGCTCTGCCAACTAGTCTGTTAGACATTTTCAGTCCCCAGTTCCATGATTTTTCTGTGCTAGGAGCAAAATCTGCACGTCCCACTGAAACTCTGGAGATCTCTCTCTTTTGGTAATGAAGAATAGATGCTTTCAACCCTACCCTAATATAATGGTGTGACAGCTGTATTATGACCACTGGCTTCCTGATATTCTGGGAAAAAATAGGCTGGGGCAAAAATTGTAGACTTGAGAAGAAACCTTctccagattattttctttctttttctttctccagattttttttctttctttttctttgttttctctcccctctgtTTTTTAACATAGTGGCTCAGATGACTGGAATAGGAGCAAGGGATTCTTTGGGAGAGCATTTTGTGACATAGTTCAGGTCTATGGTAAGTAGAATCAGTGATTATCACCAATACTTTGGGCAAAAGATACAGAACAGCATTATCTGGGAACACCACATGAAAAGGGAACAGCATTTTTCTGTGGAATATACCGATCTTTTGGCTGGATGAGTTTAGCTGTCTAACAGGATCAAAAAATCATCCGTATTACCTGAGCTGTTCTCTCTCTTGCATGTCATCAGTATTTCTCCAAAGAGGGAGTTAATTTCCTCTCCAAAAATCCTGCAGCAATTCTCAGTGAGGAACTGTACCAGACTAGAAATCTGCAACAAAACAATGGGAGAGAGATGTCTTGTCAGATCTTCCATTATTTCAGTCAGAGCACGCTCACCATACAGATGAGGAATGGGAGCGAACTGCCCATTCACGATGTGCCCCCCGACAGCCAGGATCTCCTCTTCTGATCTGCCGGGCCTGAGGAAAACAGCCAGGCCCATCTAAAATGTCCCCGTATATATGCTTGTTTATGTCTTTTCCACTTCTACTCCTATTCCAAGGTCACCACAACCAGAGATCCTTTTGATGAGAGAAGCACTTTGCTAAGACACTGGGTATTGCTTTATGATCTTCTCACCTTCCTCCAGGCAGATTATGAGAATGGACGGATGAATGTTTCTGGAGCCCTGATAAGAGGACAAGTCCTGATCTGAAGAGGTACAGACTGTTTTCATGTTTGTAACCAACAGCCTGGTTTGAACAGGATGAAGGTCCATTTGGTTTTTTACTGCACTGCAGTGTCTCTTACCTTTTTTGTAAATTCACTTTCTATATCAGGAGTGGAGGAAACAGGAGGCCAGAGCAGGCTAGGTGCAATGCAGATAGCCAGATTAAATGCATTCATCTGGTTCTCTTCAGATCGCATTTCTATGCCATGCAGTACTCCAAAGATGTAACGTAAGAGAACAACATTAGCTCTGGGGAGTTGCTCTATTAACCTGAAAACATACACAAATGTAATCTTCAAATTAGTGACTggacaaaataaaaccattttccaTAGACACACACGTGTCAAGGtaatgaaaatacagaacaggGTAACATGGTCCACTAAACAAATCAGAGTGTGTCAAAGACGTGTTCTTGCTCGGCTGCTTTCCCTCACTGTGACACATCTCTGAACAGTTTTCTGGGAGGACAGAAAACACTCTAACACAAAATTACACTCTGTCAAACTAAGAAACCAAGTACAATGTATGACATGAAACTGTATTTCACCTAAGTTGCCTGATAATTCACTATTCACTTAACCAAACAGTTCAGTTTTCACTCCATGCCGTCTAGTTGCCATAAGAATGTATGTATGTAAGTATGCGTGAGGTCAGCTAGTGTACAGAGCTCTGTTTCTCATGACATAAACTTTGCCCACTTTTTGCTTTATATCACCTGCAAGGGTGGAGACTTCCCTTGCCACTACACTCCAGTACTTCATTTACAATTCCCTCTTGGCTTCAAAATGGTCACTAAAATTTGAGATGAATGAGAGGGAATAGATTAGGAACTGATTTCAGCTACCCTTTCACCCAGGACCCCGAAGTTCCCTGCAGATGATTTTGCATTTCATTATCAGGCAGAAATCCAGGTCTTGGACAGCGTATTTATAaatactataaatatttttttttcatgaaagggtattttatttatttactggtATCCACAAAAGGCATAAAAGCAGGACAAAAGAGAGTCAGAAAATTGTCCCATACAGGCAATTGTTTAAGTATATATGTAAGTTTGAATGCTCTGTCAtatacacagatatttttttaaaaaattaattttaagttgtAAGTTGAATATTTGCGATTCTGCACTCTGAGATATAAATTTataggaaaagaataaagagaaTATAAGTAACTCTACCTTTGGATGCTTTTTATCTTCTCTTCATTATTTCCTTGATCCATCACAGAGACCCACTTATCACAGAGCTGGGATGACAAAATGCTGCCTGGGATGTTGCGAAGAAAATCCTTATCaagagaaaagaagaacaaaacatgTGAACAGCTGTTCTGGAGCACAGGAGGGAGTAGGAATAAGATATGCAGATACAACAGGATGTATCAATGGGACAGCACTAGCTGACAAGCACCTTGTTCCACACAGcaaccaaaaccagcagaaaatcaTCTGAGATAAAGTACTTTGGATTATGCTTAAAGTGAATATTTTCCTGCCCTTTCCTCACCCTTTCCTGTCAAAATAGGGGTATTTGGATGCTTCATCTGCTATTGCTGAACTAAAAAATCTGCAGTGGGACCAGTTATTTTGATGCTGCATTATGTCTGTCTTTACTTATCACTTAACTTCATCTGTAGTCCCCGTTTCGTCTCCTTAGCTGACAAGCTCCAATACCACCAGACCATAAGCACTCCAAGGCACCCCTACCTTCCTTCCCCTAATCAATCCCTAAATCCACCAGTAGGAAAGTAATTGTGTAAGTCTCACCCATGAAAACCTCTCGCATGCAAGAGGAATGGCTATCTGGAATAAAAACATTCTACTGAGGCAATGCTTGCTTGAGAATGGAGATTACTCTTTCTTTTAAGCAACAACTACACATAAACAGATGCACTGTActaaaatgtgaaaagaaattgGCTGATGTCCCTTGTAGCTGAAATTTTACTGAAGGCTTGGGATGCTTTTTGCACAAGGAACGTTGTTTTTAACATACAAGTCTGTAAGAAAAGATAATGCATGgaaaaattaatccaaatattTTGGGCAACACTACATTCACTAGGGTCTGCAGTGTAGGGTATTACTGACAAGTAAGGAAACAGCTCTGCAAACCTGCCTTTCTAGTATTTCATTGACTATAAGCAGAGATAAAGGGCATAACAGGACCAGGTTGTAGCTGAGACCTCAGGAAAGCTGGCAGCAACACAAGCTGGCTAGTCCTCTTCCCCGTCCTGATTCAGTGGTAGCCTCTTTTGGAGATCCTCTCAACGTTAATGTGCCAGCTCATTCTTCTCAATTCAGCCCACCCAGTCCTCTTTGGGCCTGTCCCTGGGGAAAAGTCCTACTTGTTTGTGCCTGGGATCTGCACTGCTCTCAGCCAAAAATGGGGAAAGGAACGTTCTTCACATACCTTAAACAAAGATGCTGTCACAAATATGGATTCGCAGGCTAGGTCCACTTCAGCGCCTGAATCAAGCTTCTCCTTGAGCTCTTTGCAGGTTTTTGCACTTCCAGAGCGTCTGAATATACCCTCGGTGGAAGGGCCCTCTTGGTAAAGGAGCGAAAGCATGTCCTAAACAAAAGTAAAGGGCAGAGATGCTTtctcagaaatgtattttattgtcTAGTGCCATTAAAATGTAGTTTTGCTGCAGATGAAAACCTCTGAGTCCTAAAAAGCCTCACAAATCAAACACAAGTCAAGGCTCACCCTCCAAACCACGCCAAACTGCGCAGCAAAGCTGTGATCTGGGGCTCTGATTTTAGAAAACATCCCCTC
Encoded here:
- the ARHGAP20 gene encoding rho GTPase-activating protein 20, with product MDVMSPQQEHLGPGRSSSVSGESRVFAAADNKKKMKSLAQRRQSAPSLIFVKALNRSRSVSREGCFSPISPEACPLVQSFMCHNRMFILDGHVQLKTGLQTQERHLFLFTDLLVVAKSKSHSHFKLKCQARLCEMWTAFCTEEVCEGSTDPERSFVLGWPTTNCVANFRSAEQKETWLSFLQSRIREEKEKDYPKSIPLKIIAKDVGTCAYSKTLSITNVDTANDVILMALQQLGINGSEKDYKLWVISGREDAPYPLIGHEYPFGIKMSHIRDAMPHGSKHCACPRQLQGSFLTEQLPQELQCQFVLKPSRLAVCQQLNDLSQKSFKRKRSIINWAFWRGPGTHLDNAPLSSTSAAPGKLFGLLLTAICEDDNLPKPLLDMLSLLYQEGPSTEGIFRRSGSAKTCKELKEKLDSGAEVDLACESIFVTASLFKDFLRNIPGSILSSQLCDKWVSVMDQGNNEEKIKSIQRLIEQLPRANVVLLRYIFGVLHGIEMRSEENQMNAFNLAICIAPSLLWPPVSSTPDIESEFTKKISSLVQFLTENCCRIFGEEINSLFGEILMTCKRENSSDAASLHLNDSSYDSLENEANDEADSSSSDWIKNRDQDNRSRESVFTLSDGDSEQTEVDEIQSKTKSKQLTISVDVHHKFSSQENSENESLCSNALGFSSAATSGTLKALRRYRRSSEPAIGLLAPSFARIRDGHEKATRKASCDIVLSHEDEDYLRQLRSLQMEGQKLINQSLIIGINVGKSDNTNQNVEKKDLSHCLLPPTPEGLNICSGFSSSSLSSPATSPSVSSMSSLDSAFSQFSDQSVFTPTETSSPFDSTFQSLKKHEDTAAEAADDYLVTPTKVPPSPQPTEALAEGGLLEPNSRPVPLKPTDGVDGYLIKPDIQPLPLKVVGRDRVHDPRSKRRSRRALQQSKV